A DNA window from Argopecten irradians isolate NY chromosome 10, Ai_NY, whole genome shotgun sequence contains the following coding sequences:
- the LOC138333764 gene encoding acetylserotonin O-methyltransferase-like, whose product MDSPCFNTDMLQSDQAANVIVDIIAGATRYKIMQQCLEAGVFDNLESHGEPCTADVFAKKHNYEPKLTVKLLDTLVSFKLLEKHITNKGQSTYKNTPGTSKYLTRSRKPTLIGLSMMESSFILPLLDKFPTFLQAGQPNLDMNKNNIETDNGKLPPESAKVQPKALTKPQLIENNTKPQMPDKMPNNLPKMNNVMPNAMPCMPVMPEMMPAKMPEGVIPSAIDMKKKPLIDNNAMAGMMHVKMMSAYDGFSGPCTTALARAFDLSTHREAVDLGGGSGQISFELSREYPNMEITVFDLPQVSQMAEKLQPASTKDRVSFKSGNFLEDDIPSGDLYILSHIVHMWNSQSLDQILTKVYASLPAGGSMLVLEKVLNEDRDGPEMAITNDLLMTIMSKGQERTATEYQNIFAKYGFINFQVRTLEGTNYFDAMLMKKPF is encoded by the exons ATTATGCAACAATGTTTGGAGGCGGGTGTGTTTGATAATCTAGAATCTCACGGGGAACCCTGCACTGCAGATGTGTTTGCCAAGAAGCATAATTATGAACCAAAACTTACCGTAAAACTACTCGATACATTGGTTAGCTTCAAACTCCTCGAGAAACATATCACCAACAAAG GTCAATCCACATATAAGAACACACCAGGGACCTCCAAATACCTAACACGTTCACGGAAGCCAACACTGATAGGACTTTCCATGATGGAGAGTAGCTTCATTCTTCCGTTACTAGATAAATTCCCAACTTTCCTCCAAGCTG GTCAACCAAATCTCGATATGAACAAGAACAACATCGAAACTGATAATGGTAAACTACCACCGGAATCAGCTAAAGTGCAACCAAAAGCTCTGACTAAACCCCAACTCATAGAGAACAACACAAAACCACAGATGCCTGACAAAATGCCAAATAACTTACCAAAAATGAACAACGTGATGCCAAACGCTATGCCATGTATGCCTGTGATGCCTGAAATGATGCCTGCAAAGATGCCAGAAGGTGTCATACCTTCCGCGATCGACATGAAGAAAAAACCTCTTATAGACAATAACGCCATGGCGGGCATGATGCATGTGAAGATGATGAGCGCGTATGATGGATTTTCAGGACCATGCACGACTGCCCTGGCGCGAGCATTTGACCTCAGCACGCACAGAGAAGCAGTAGACCTTGGAG GTGGATCAGGCCAAATCTCATTTGAACTCTCGCGAGAGTATCCAAATATGGAAATAACGGTATTTGATCTCCCACAAGTCTCACAGATGGCAGAAAAACTTCAGCCTGCTAGCACCAAGGACAGGGTCTCCTTTAAATCAG GAAATTTCTTAGAAGATGACATCCCTTCAGGAGATCTTTATATCCTGAGTCACATCGTCCACATGTGGAATTCACAGTCCCTCGACCAAATACTCACAAAAGTCTACGCCAGTTTGCCAGCTG GTGGTAGCATGCTTGTCCTTGAAAAAGTGCTTAATGAAGATAGAGATGGACCAGAAATGGCAATCACTAACGACCTGCTTATGACAATCATGTCAAAAGGCCAGGAAAGAACAGCGACAGaatatcagaatatatttgCCAAATATGGTTTCATCAATTTCCAAGTTAGGACTTTGGAAGGAACGAACTATTTTGATGCAATGCTCATGAAGAAGCCATTTTGA